Proteins from one Cellulosilyticum lentocellum DSM 5427 genomic window:
- a CDS encoding prepilin peptidase, which yields MIKYIILLIFLLYFSYTDYCYRRIPNKAIFLLLIIGFCFLPFSHPISHYCIGLFFPSFILFFLNVLYSKFIGLGDIKLLICTGLFLGFKINTLLFVLTCTLGLIFCAVYTFFSKKRLYSLPLAPFICFSLIYLLFFIL from the coding sequence ATGATTAAATATATAATTTTACTTATCTTTCTTCTTTATTTTTCTTATACAGATTATTGTTATAGAAGGATTCCTAATAAGGCTATCTTTTTATTATTAATAATAGGATTTTGTTTCCTTCCTTTTTCACATCCTATATCTCATTATTGCATAGGTTTATTTTTTCCCTCATTTATTCTATTTTTTCTCAATGTCTTATATAGTAAATTTATAGGTTTAGGAGATATTAAGCTTCTTATATGTACAGGATTATTTTTAGGTTTTAAAATAAATACCTTATTATTTGTATTAACCTGTACTTTGGGGCTAATATTTTGTGCTGTTTATACTTTTTTCTCCAAAAAGCGACTTTATTCCCTACCATTAGCACCTTTTATATGCTTTTCCTTAATTTACTTATTGTTTTTTATATTGTAA
- a CDS encoding response regulator: MQRIGIIEDEKAISDIIKYNLEKDGYEVYTAYDGEEGLNLIKTKDLDLVLLDIMLPKKDGLEICKEIRQTKEVPIIIISAKADEIDKVLALELGADDYVTKPFGMREVMARVKARLRRKMTEGNKAEANEDNLVEDNLCMDLKKYEVSKNNEAIDLTLREFELLKFLWQAKGQVFSREELLEKVWGYEYYGDVRTVDVTIRRLREKIEDDASKAAYVLTKRGVGYYFRG, encoded by the coding sequence ATGCAACGTATTGGTATTATTGAAGATGAAAAAGCTATTTCGGACATTATTAAGTATAACCTAGAAAAGGACGGCTACGAGGTATATACAGCCTATGATGGTGAAGAGGGTCTAAATCTTATCAAAACAAAGGATTTAGACCTAGTCCTACTAGATATTATGCTGCCTAAGAAAGATGGCCTAGAAATTTGTAAGGAAATTAGACAAACCAAAGAAGTGCCTATTATCATTATTTCTGCAAAAGCAGATGAAATCGATAAAGTTTTAGCTTTAGAATTGGGTGCTGATGATTATGTCACAAAACCTTTTGGTATGAGAGAGGTTATGGCAAGAGTAAAAGCAAGACTTAGAAGAAAAATGACAGAGGGAAATAAAGCAGAAGCTAACGAGGATAACTTAGTAGAAGATAATTTGTGTATGGATCTTAAAAAGTATGAAGTAAGTAAAAATAATGAAGCTATTGATTTAACTCTTAGAGAATTTGAGCTTTTAAAATTCCTATGGCAAGCCAAAGGACAGGTGTTTTCTAGAGAAGAGTTATTAGAAAAGGTTTGGGGCTATGAGTATTATGGTGATGTAAGAACAGTAGATGTAACCATTAGAAGACTAAGAGAGAAAATAGAAGACGATGCCTCCAAAGCAGCTTATGTATTAACCAAAAGAGGTGTAGGCTATTATTTTAGAGGCTAA
- a CDS encoding ATPase, T2SS/T4P/T4SS family: MLNRAKISELQQKTMYERRQGVSEEEIDEKLKHNTIKFNEALEFCQKYISSNATNAFRRETDPGKKRGITAAYINEFVDSQKPIVEGYTELKDLKQALADEITHYGPITEAMNDPSIDEIRANGPDQIFVEKEGRTVIWDKNFMNKEHMERIISKLIGVSKVRLTPKIPMVNARTIEGYRVNATHADISPYDVPAFVIRKFSKKNITPNIMIKSESFSYNMYRLLALVPQGDLSWITVGPTGSGKTTLNELLVKQINPLSRIITIENPSEMRLVRRENDHENGRIINDVLQYESTGEDDEDSPATMEDLLINTMRQSPHWIGPGELRQPKEFATALRAAQTGHFFFTTLHAEGDKEAIYRFLTAYLMESNEPAELALRNICSAVKFVIYQEKLADGTRKVMSISEILGADGLEPIVNPIYKFVCEDVIEDQETHRVLKIIGRHKRVGQLSEKTQQAMLKAGIKKSRFDFLLKPVSDDEEEVYITDEFSFDS; this comes from the coding sequence ATGCTTAATCGTGCCAAAATAAGTGAGTTGCAACAAAAAACCATGTATGAAAGAAGGCAGGGTGTCTCAGAAGAAGAAATAGATGAAAAGCTAAAGCATAATACGATTAAATTTAATGAAGCTTTGGAGTTTTGTCAAAAATACATTAGTAGCAATGCAACTAATGCCTTTAGAAGAGAAACTGACCCAGGGAAGAAAAGAGGGATTACAGCAGCCTACATTAACGAATTTGTAGATTCTCAAAAGCCAATTGTTGAAGGTTATACTGAGTTAAAAGATCTAAAACAAGCTTTGGCAGATGAGATTACTCACTATGGTCCTATTACAGAAGCTATGAACGATCCTTCAATCGATGAGATTAGGGCTAATGGGCCAGATCAAATATTTGTAGAAAAAGAAGGCAGAACAGTTATTTGGGATAAGAACTTCATGAATAAAGAGCATATGGAGCGTATTATTTCTAAACTTATTGGAGTATCTAAGGTAAGATTAACACCTAAGATACCTATGGTTAATGCTAGGACAATAGAAGGTTATCGCGTTAATGCAACACATGCAGATATTTCACCTTATGATGTACCTGCTTTTGTTATAAGAAAATTTAGTAAAAAGAATATTACTCCGAATATTATGATTAAAAGTGAATCATTTTCTTACAATATGTACAGGCTTTTAGCACTTGTTCCGCAAGGAGATTTATCTTGGATAACTGTAGGACCAACAGGAAGTGGGAAGACAACTCTTAATGAGTTACTTGTAAAGCAAATCAACCCTCTTTCACGTATTATCACTATTGAAAATCCTTCTGAGATGCGTTTAGTAAGAAGGGAAAATGACCATGAAAATGGTCGCATTATCAATGACGTTTTACAGTATGAATCTACAGGGGAAGATGACGAAGATAGTCCGGCCACTATGGAAGACTTGCTCATTAATACCATGAGACAGTCTCCACATTGGATTGGACCTGGTGAGCTTAGGCAACCTAAAGAGTTCGCTACAGCCTTACGAGCTGCACAAACAGGTCACTTTTTCTTTACCACACTTCATGCTGAAGGTGATAAAGAAGCTATCTATAGGTTCTTAACAGCTTATTTAATGGAATCTAATGAGCCAGCAGAGTTGGCACTCAGAAATATATGTAGTGCTGTAAAGTTTGTTATTTATCAGGAAAAGCTAGCAGATGGAACAAGGAAGGTTATGTCTATTTCAGAGATATTAGGAGCAGACGGACTTGAACCTATTGTTAATCCTATTTATAAGTTTGTGTGTGAAGATGTTATAGAAGATCAGGAGACACATCGCGTATTAAAAATTATAGGTAGGCATAAACGTGTGGGACAACTTTCTGAGAAAACGCAACAAGCTATGCTTAAAGCTGGAATTAAGAAAAGTCGGTTTGATTTTCTGTTAAAACCAGTGAGTGATGATGAGGAAGAGGTGTATATAACAGATGAATTTAGCTTTGATAGTTAG
- a CDS encoding UDP-N-acetylglucosamine 1-carboxyvinyltransferase, translating to MSELYIRGGKRLVGDVVINGAKNAAVAILPAALLVDGISEIENLPYIDDVIKLKSAMEDLGAIAHLKDEHTLEVDGSTLYSYKATNEAVGNIRASYYLIGALLGRFKKAEVAMPGGCNFGVRPIDQHIKGFEALGAKVTIEDGIIKAYAEKLVGTKIYLDVVSVGATINVMLAATLAEGTTIIENAAKEPHVVDVANFLNIAGASIKGAGTDVIRIKGVERLTGGKYAAIPDQIEAGTYMIAGAITGGDVYVRNIIPEHMYSVSLKMMEMGIKIEEGDDYIRVTAPEVLKGTNVKTLPHPGFPTDLQPQMAVLLSIANGKSTIIEGVWDNRFQYIDELKKTGAQITVDGRTATVEGVSELTGAEVAATDLRAGAALVLAGLRAKGETHIKNVKYIDRGYEAIEKKLKVLGADIERR from the coding sequence TTGAGCGAGTTGTATATAAGAGGTGGAAAGCGTCTGGTAGGCGATGTAGTAATTAATGGAGCAAAAAATGCAGCAGTTGCCATTTTACCTGCAGCTCTTTTAGTAGATGGAATTAGTGAAATTGAAAATTTACCATATATAGATGATGTTATTAAATTAAAAAGTGCTATGGAAGACTTAGGTGCTATAGCTCACTTAAAGGATGAACATACCTTAGAAGTAGATGGTTCTACCTTATATAGTTATAAGGCAACCAATGAAGCTGTTGGAAATATTAGAGCTTCCTATTATTTAATAGGGGCACTTTTAGGACGCTTCAAAAAGGCAGAGGTAGCTATGCCAGGAGGGTGTAACTTTGGTGTGAGGCCTATTGATCAGCATATTAAAGGCTTTGAAGCATTAGGAGCAAAAGTAACCATTGAAGATGGTATTATTAAGGCTTATGCCGAAAAATTAGTTGGAACTAAAATTTACTTAGACGTAGTCAGCGTAGGGGCTACGATTAATGTCATGCTTGCAGCAACCTTAGCAGAAGGAACAACGATTATTGAAAATGCGGCAAAAGAGCCACATGTAGTAGATGTTGCTAACTTTCTTAATATAGCAGGTGCAAGCATTAAAGGTGCTGGGACAGATGTGATTCGTATCAAAGGGGTAGAGAGACTTACAGGTGGTAAGTATGCTGCTATTCCAGATCAAATTGAAGCTGGAACATACATGATTGCCGGTGCTATTACAGGTGGTGATGTATATGTTAGAAATATTATTCCAGAACACATGTATTCAGTGAGCTTAAAAATGATGGAAATGGGTATTAAGATTGAAGAAGGTGATGATTACATTAGAGTAACAGCACCAGAGGTTCTTAAAGGTACTAATGTGAAGACCCTACCACATCCAGGTTTCCCAACAGACCTTCAACCACAAATGGCAGTACTTTTAAGCATAGCTAATGGCAAAAGTACAATTATTGAAGGGGTATGGGACAATCGTTTCCAGTATATTGATGAGCTTAAGAAAACAGGCGCTCAAATCACAGTAGATGGACGCACAGCTACAGTTGAAGGCGTAAGTGAATTAACAGGAGCAGAAGTAGCTGCCACAGACCTTAGAGCAGGAGCTGCCTTAGTTTTAGCTGGACTTCGTGCTAAGGGAGAAACACATATTAAAAATGTTAAATACATCGATAGAGGTTACGAAGCCATAGAGAAAAAGCTTAAGGTATTAGGCGCAGATATCGAACGTAGATAA
- the yycI gene encoding two-component system regulatory protein YycI: MNGRKILERLILLFIGINLILFIFISIRRGTQYQLSQTRINNILGLLTESGITLEAELPKEFAPKMSATLSYTGDNVAVRSNLVKVFWGNDLSKVSRSTENSKEHFASKVYYFNTEDERLAFDKEEITYTNTGVNLLGVKPSITEAKAKAEAFIKRLGVGKLYKNASVEIKEEENSVIITYFPIFEHIPIFDLPIEMKVYENGIGSATIYLGEVNAANGKKQRITPIDLVLFGIEEYIPLEGNIVIKDITLGYKRLEKKGSNLWGEEIVPMYKIEVDGLEKTLFVNAYTNEIVK, encoded by the coding sequence ATGAATGGAAGAAAAATATTAGAGAGGCTTATTTTATTATTTATAGGCATTAATTTGATATTGTTTATTTTTATTAGCATTAGACGAGGGACACAATATCAGCTTTCACAAACCAGGATAAATAACATCTTAGGGTTATTAACGGAAAGTGGTATCACATTAGAAGCCGAATTACCTAAAGAATTTGCTCCTAAGATGTCAGCTACTTTAAGTTATACAGGCGATAATGTAGCAGTAAGAAGTAATTTAGTCAAAGTTTTTTGGGGGAATGATTTGTCTAAAGTAAGCCGTTCTACAGAGAATAGTAAGGAACACTTTGCGTCCAAAGTTTATTATTTTAATACAGAAGATGAGCGTTTAGCATTTGATAAAGAAGAAATAACATATACGAATACGGGTGTCAATTTATTAGGTGTTAAACCTAGTATTACAGAAGCAAAAGCAAAAGCAGAAGCATTTATCAAAAGGCTTGGAGTAGGCAAGCTTTATAAAAATGCGTCTGTTGAAATAAAAGAAGAGGAGAATAGTGTAATCATAACCTATTTTCCTATTTTTGAGCATATTCCTATATTTGACTTGCCTATTGAAATGAAGGTATATGAAAATGGCATAGGAAGTGCAACAATTTACTTAGGAGAAGTGAATGCAGCAAACGGTAAAAAGCAGAGAATTACGCCTATAGACCTAGTTCTTTTCGGCATCGAGGAATACATTCCCTTAGAAGGGAATATTGTTATAAAGGATATTACCTTAGGGTATAAAAGGCTTGAGAAAAAGGGAAGCAATTTGTGGGGAGAAGAAATTGTACCAATGTATAAAATTGAGGTAGATGGTTTAGAAAAAACGTTATTTGTTAATGCTTATACCAATGAAATTGTCAAATAA
- a CDS encoding LysM peptidoglycan-binding domain-containing protein, translated as MARSSGQKVIKLNSARRKRSLNLKPDRKIMVIAVVIAAILGIWLAFRPNAYEISINGEVIGAIKDIKVIEAAKETVIAQLRTEYQSDVKFEDDLELRRYRAKKRDYIDPTYLISCMRSNMQILVGFKEIYVEDEPIGIVTSEAEIETLKTELKKKYYGGKAVKVEFGKKVELKDIFAKEADLISIEKLVQKCTVTTPKSVSYEVQSGDTLSGIANKYNTTIDSIISANPEFTDKVVLRIGQTIKVNINEPLLPLKIVKEEVPAEENKEA; from the coding sequence GTGGCAAGAAGTAGTGGACAAAAAGTAATTAAGCTTAATAGTGCTAGGAGAAAACGTAGCCTTAATTTAAAGCCGGATAGGAAAATTATGGTGATTGCGGTTGTTATAGCAGCTATTTTGGGTATATGGCTTGCATTTAGACCAAATGCTTATGAGATTAGTATTAATGGAGAGGTCATAGGTGCTATTAAGGATATTAAAGTGATAGAAGCAGCTAAAGAAACTGTTATTGCACAGCTTAGGACAGAGTATCAAAGTGATGTTAAATTTGAAGATGACTTAGAATTAAGAAGATATCGCGCAAAAAAAAGAGACTATATTGATCCTACTTATTTAATCTCCTGCATGAGAAGTAATATGCAGATTTTAGTAGGATTTAAAGAAATTTATGTAGAAGATGAACCTATAGGTATAGTAACTTCAGAAGCGGAAATCGAGACACTTAAGACGGAGCTTAAAAAGAAATATTATGGAGGCAAAGCTGTTAAAGTAGAATTCGGTAAGAAGGTTGAATTAAAAGATATATTTGCCAAAGAAGCTGATTTAATTTCTATAGAAAAACTAGTACAAAAGTGTACGGTAACAACACCTAAAAGTGTCAGCTATGAAGTACAAAGTGGTGATACACTTTCAGGAATTGCTAATAAGTACAATACAACCATTGATAGTATTATTTCAGCTAATCCAGAATTCACAGATAAAGTTGTATTAAGAATTGGGCAGACTATTAAAGTGAATATAAATGAACCATTATTGCCATTAAAGATAGTGAAAGAGGAAGTACCTGCCGAAGAAAATAAAGAAGCTTAA
- a CDS encoding MinD/ParA family ATP-binding protein: MDKRGRKVGIKSLLEKITPQDNEQIGGAQKQILYNVIGFISASDFADNGALISNLGYLLAEKNFNTCIVDFKVFYPTLYNYLDLEHNERGKGLLSVLRDDKADIREHINTTKYKQLYLLSPSPYDLIEEYVDFKFEYIERVIEELKEIFDIVLVDIPNNPPLEFCLASMKQVHRGFITVSERIESIVNATKLLEFANSVGITTAKFTNMIYVNTLNTNYDYGALKETELKLVAQLPLVQGVIEEYFKGNIYMKHSSIINKQYVAGIHNLMQIILG, translated from the coding sequence ATGGATAAAAGAGGACGAAAAGTAGGGATTAAAAGTTTATTAGAGAAGATTACACCTCAAGATAATGAACAAATAGGGGGAGCACAAAAGCAGATTCTCTATAATGTTATAGGGTTTATTTCTGCCAGTGACTTTGCGGATAATGGTGCATTGATTAGTAACTTAGGGTATTTATTAGCTGAAAAAAATTTTAATACATGCATTGTGGATTTTAAGGTGTTTTATCCGACACTCTATAATTACTTAGATTTAGAGCACAATGAAAGAGGAAAGGGACTACTTAGTGTACTAAGAGATGATAAGGCAGATATTAGAGAACATATTAATACAACAAAGTATAAACAATTATACTTGCTCTCACCCAGTCCCTATGATTTGATTGAAGAATATGTGGACTTTAAGTTTGAATATATAGAACGGGTAATTGAAGAATTAAAGGAAATATTTGACATTGTACTTGTAGATATACCTAATAATCCACCACTGGAATTTTGTTTAGCAAGCATGAAGCAAGTACATAGGGGATTTATCACAGTAAGTGAAAGAATAGAAAGTATAGTTAATGCTACAAAATTATTAGAATTTGCAAATTCAGTGGGGATTACAACTGCTAAGTTTACTAATATGATCTATGTAAATACCTTGAATACAAATTATGATTATGGAGCGCTTAAGGAAACTGAATTAAAATTAGTTGCACAGCTTCCTTTAGTTCAAGGTGTTATTGAAGAATACTTTAAAGGAAATATTTATATGAAACATTCTAGTATCATTAATAAACAGTATGTAGCAGGGATACATAATCTAATGCAGATCATTTTAGGCTAG
- a CDS encoding ATP-binding protein, protein MRTSIQLKIVLIYLCTIIIIMLISGTYIVYSTEERSYESVQSTIENMAENIEERGNWNLDDLSNQVDDQYEIYCLDSEGRVESTTGGKLSIGERVKEEVVVRAKRTKKSATAEISHFSVFTGSEYTDHARVILNKQGDIERIIYIKANIVDVHNNIFSIMKTITIGLVLAMFITGFCGIVFSNMITSPIKALTNNSKKLAAGNSINRIPVEAADEIGELTQSFNYMASQLSTTMEVITSEKNKLEKIFEHMADGVMAFNRQGVLIHVNSVCYEMIGATSMAPNFEEVFENIGLEVNFEELLAGKPYEGADQTLTIGDRYLKMHFDVYLNAKKEADGLVVVIQDVTKQQKLDQMRKEFVANVSHELRTPLTTVKSYTETLLDGAIDEKETAMHFLGVMEKEADRMTALVQDLLELSRIDNKQIQLEFVRLNLKPLLEEVLEAQYIHIIKHGHQLEVGYDKKEEYFIEGDLSRIRQILHNILSNAIKYSPEPGTLGVYMKKENAYVIVEITDTGMGIPEEDLERIFERFYRVDKARSRKMGGTGLGLSIAKELMLLHGGDIKIESQLGQGTKVILNFPEAVMKML, encoded by the coding sequence ATGAGAACAAGCATACAGCTTAAAATCGTATTGATTTATTTGTGCACTATTATCATCATTATGCTCATAAGCGGTACATACATTGTATATAGTACAGAAGAAAGAAGTTATGAAAGCGTACAAAGCACCATCGAAAACATGGCTGAAAACATTGAAGAGAGAGGCAATTGGAATCTAGATGATTTGAGCAATCAGGTAGATGATCAATATGAAATTTATTGCTTAGATTCAGAAGGAAGAGTGGAAAGTACTACAGGTGGTAAATTAAGTATAGGTGAACGTGTAAAAGAGGAAGTAGTTGTTAGGGCTAAAAGAACCAAAAAGTCGGCTACAGCTGAAATTAGCCATTTTTCTGTTTTTACTGGCAGTGAATATACAGATCATGCAAGGGTTATCTTGAATAAACAGGGAGATATCGAACGTATTATTTATATTAAGGCTAATATAGTAGATGTACACAATAATATCTTTAGCATCATGAAAACGATTACCATAGGACTGGTGCTAGCTATGTTTATTACGGGTTTCTGTGGTATTGTATTTTCTAATATGATTACCTCACCTATAAAAGCACTTACTAATAACTCAAAGAAATTGGCTGCTGGTAATTCTATTAATAGAATACCTGTAGAAGCAGCAGATGAAATTGGAGAATTGACTCAGAGCTTTAACTACATGGCAAGTCAATTAAGTACTACTATGGAGGTCATTACTAGTGAAAAGAATAAACTAGAAAAAATTTTTGAACATATGGCTGATGGTGTTATGGCCTTTAATAGGCAAGGCGTTTTAATTCATGTTAATTCTGTATGTTATGAAATGATAGGTGCTACTAGTATGGCTCCTAATTTCGAAGAAGTTTTTGAAAATATAGGTCTTGAGGTTAACTTTGAAGAACTACTAGCAGGTAAGCCTTATGAAGGCGCAGATCAAACATTAACTATAGGTGATAGATATTTAAAAATGCATTTTGATGTTTATCTAAATGCTAAAAAAGAAGCAGATGGCCTAGTAGTGGTTATCCAAGATGTTACGAAACAGCAAAAGTTAGATCAAATGCGTAAAGAATTTGTAGCAAATGTATCTCATGAACTACGTACACCACTTACCACTGTAAAGAGTTATACAGAAACCTTATTAGATGGCGCTATTGATGAAAAAGAGACGGCTATGCATTTCCTTGGTGTTATGGAAAAGGAAGCAGACCGTATGACGGCCTTAGTTCAAGATTTATTGGAGCTTTCTCGTATTGATAACAAGCAAATCCAGCTAGAATTTGTTAGGCTTAACTTAAAGCCTCTTTTAGAAGAGGTGCTAGAAGCTCAGTACATACATATTATTAAACATGGTCACCAGCTAGAAGTAGGTTATGATAAAAAAGAAGAATATTTCATAGAGGGCGATCTTTCTCGTATAAGACAAATTTTACATAATATTTTATCCAATGCTATTAAATATAGCCCAGAGCCAGGTACCTTAGGTGTCTACATGAAGAAGGAAAATGCATATGTTATAGTAGAAATCACTGATACAGGAATGGGTATACCAGAAGAGGACTTAGAACGCATCTTTGAACGTTTTTATAGAGTAGATAAAGCGCGTTCTAGAAAGATGGGTGGTACAGGACTAGGCTTATCTATTGCCAAAGAATTAATGCTTCTTCATGGTGGGGACATAAAGATTGAAAGCCAGTTAGGACAAGGGACAAAGGTGATTTTAAATTTTCCAGAAGCCGTAATGAAAATGTTATAA
- a CDS encoding P-loop NTPase family protein yields the protein MEILLVAGSINNKLYSNIAYKKNIINKQPIYISELIELLKKESVRFNTVLIVDEGIDETLENLQKILIETKKIDKEKEIVMMTSNLEYKHKFDGTKVFYNQDIRLFEDEYNQILKSIVEDEAPRSTKEEAVKENKLVQQVEEEPKKEKGSFIGRFSGVFRAKKEAEEESDDKRFKHIRKGISRVIGVTGHRGVGITSTVVNIGYEASKRNLSTIIIDLDIYNRTTNLYFSEFMRQAERDEHLAASLLKCLAKPQDYQSNACQVASKLWLTGLTYNFEDKHLMNQFFNTSKLMNLLTVLRQHFNVILLDLPFEVLKDFEEVIPNIDAFALCANNNQYSIITTLRNMGNCLSSENIGYVNAKSKLVITRYNDRAQYEDEFFTPDKVSEIFASDLCEELSIKMPIAGFVRQEEDFDMQIERDIPIVETNKAFKEYYSNVLLRIMEGAN from the coding sequence TTGGAAATATTATTAGTAGCAGGAAGTATAAACAATAAACTTTATTCAAACATAGCATATAAAAAAAACATAATCAATAAGCAACCTATTTATATTTCTGAATTAATAGAATTATTAAAAAAGGAAAGTGTGCGCTTTAATACAGTATTAATAGTTGATGAGGGGATAGATGAGACCTTAGAAAACTTACAAAAAATATTAATTGAAACTAAAAAGATAGATAAAGAAAAAGAAATTGTAATGATGACAAGTAACTTAGAATATAAGCATAAATTTGATGGTACTAAAGTATTTTACAATCAAGACATTCGTTTATTCGAGGATGAATATAATCAAATATTAAAGAGTATTGTGGAAGATGAAGCACCAAGAAGCACAAAGGAAGAAGCAGTAAAGGAAAATAAACTAGTGCAACAAGTAGAAGAAGAGCCTAAGAAAGAAAAAGGTTCTTTTATCGGAAGATTTAGTGGTGTATTCCGAGCAAAAAAAGAGGCAGAAGAAGAGAGTGATGATAAGCGATTCAAGCATATACGAAAGGGCATAAGTAGAGTAATAGGAGTAACCGGTCATAGAGGTGTAGGTATTACTAGTACAGTAGTCAACATAGGTTATGAAGCATCTAAGCGCAACCTAAGCACCATTATCATAGATTTGGATATATATAATAGGACCACTAATTTATACTTTAGTGAATTTATGAGACAAGCTGAAAGGGATGAGCATTTAGCAGCCTCTTTACTAAAATGTCTTGCAAAACCTCAAGACTATCAAAGTAATGCTTGTCAGGTTGCCAGCAAATTATGGCTTACTGGCTTGACTTATAATTTTGAAGATAAGCATTTGATGAATCAATTTTTTAATACTAGCAAGTTAATGAATTTACTAACTGTACTTAGGCAACATTTTAATGTCATTCTACTAGATTTACCTTTTGAAGTATTAAAGGATTTTGAAGAAGTTATTCCAAATATTGATGCTTTTGCGTTGTGTGCCAATAATAATCAGTATTCTATTATCACTACCCTTAGGAATATGGGTAATTGTTTATCAAGTGAAAACATAGGATACGTTAATGCAAAGTCTAAGCTAGTTATTACTAGATATAATGACAGAGCACAATATGAAGATGAATTTTTTACACCAGATAAGGTGAGTGAAATTTTTGCTTCTGACCTTTGTGAGGAGCTTTCTATAAAAATGCCAATTGCAGGGTTTGTAAGACAAGAAGAAGATTTTGATATGCAGATAGAAAGAGATATTCCTATTGTAGAAACTAATAAAGCCTTTAAGGAATACTATTCTAATGTATTACTGCGTATTATGGAGGGAGCTAATTAA
- a CDS encoding EsaB/YukD family protein, which translates to MDYIFITLNISKDTSYELKIPGEITAGELIEMISEAFHLKTTAKRVLQAEPLGRILGEDEVLIKEGVFNGSQITLL; encoded by the coding sequence ATGGATTATATATTTATAACACTCAATATAAGTAAAGATACAAGTTATGAGCTAAAAATACCTGGAGAGATTACAGCTGGTGAACTGATAGAAATGATTAGTGAAGCATTTCATCTTAAAACCACGGCTAAAAGGGTTCTTCAAGCAGAGCCGCTAGGAAGAATACTAGGGGAGGATGAAGTACTTATAAAAGAAGGTGTTTTTAATGGTTCGCAAATTACGTTACTTTAA